One window from the genome of Paraclostridium sordellii encodes:
- a CDS encoding PD-(D/E)XK nuclease family protein produces the protein MNKKLENFLYSQNSINTYKCCPLKFKYKYIDKINWKQDDENSREYYDNLKLGTDFHLICERYFANIPIGIEHSKNEDFNIWLNKIKRLIPIKEDKTYLTEYEVRLKNDCINIQAKYDLIIIDNENISIWDWKTENRKIDYKNIENRIQTLVYLYLCKEVVTKLYDLDISYENISINYYQPEFYNEAITIRYSEEKHNKIEKQLYEYVNKIKNTNFDYEKNLKNINHCKFCEFNKLCNNKEINFSILEDEIYES, from the coding sequence TTGAATAAAAAGTTAGAAAATTTTTTATACAGTCAAAACTCAATAAACACCTATAAATGTTGTCCATTAAAGTTTAAATATAAATATATTGATAAAATAAATTGGAAACAGGATGATGAGAATAGTAGAGAATACTATGATAATTTAAAGCTAGGAACAGACTTTCATTTAATTTGTGAAAGGTATTTTGCCAATATTCCAATTGGAATTGAGCATAGCAAAAATGAAGATTTTAATATATGGTTAAATAAAATAAAGAGGTTAATACCAATTAAAGAGGATAAGACCTATCTTACAGAATATGAGGTTAGATTAAAAAATGATTGCATAAATATACAGGCTAAGTACGATTTAATAATAATTGATAATGAAAATATAAGTATATGGGATTGGAAAACTGAAAATAGAAAGATAGATTATAAGAATATTGAAAATAGAATTCAGACATTAGTTTACTTATACTTATGTAAAGAAGTTGTGACTAAATTATATGATTTAGATATAAGCTATGAAAATATAAGTATAAATTACTATCAGCCAGAATTTTATAATGAAGCTATAACAATTAGATATAGCGAAGAAAAGCATAATAAAATAGAAAAACAATTATATGAATATGTAAATAAAATAAAAAATACAAATTTTGATTATGAAAAAAACTTAAAAAATATTAACCACTGTAAATTTTGCGAATTTAATAAACTATGTAATAATAAAGAAATAAATTTTAGCATACTGGAGGATGAAATATATGAGTCTTAG
- the addB gene encoding helicase-exonuclease AddAB subunit AddB yields MSLRFIFGRGGSGKTTYCLEEISKEVQSEETSPIILLVPEQYTFESEKRLSKYIEKDPYLRSRVLSFKTLSNIVFSQVGGLTDININSSGRSMMIYKALEGVSEDLKIFSKASTQPGFIGTIADMISEFKQYSITPDALENVAGELQSETLKLKLQDISKIYDSYEKILHENYVDTQDLLASLADKIELCSYFNNAKIYIDEFTGFTPNQYKVIRSLLTKASEVNITLTLDNNLVKTYNKRDVFSRTKFTEEKLKKLCLEAGVKIKPEISLNSKQIKRFNGNLELEHLESNYYSYPYKTYEKETKSICIKEFSNLYSEVEQIAKEIVFLVREEGFRYKDITVATRDLNRYGFLVQSIFNEYEIPNFIDSKKEAKTNPIIVLIISALEMQSRKYNYETMFRYLKSGLIGLSIEDISLIENYVLANGIKGKKWFEEKWNYRLNHKLNDEESEVELEIIEKVNEIKDVIINPIVKLQKKLKGRNKAKDICRYIYEFLIDINIPETIKNMIDDFKSKNEINLANQYSQVWEIVVDILDQIVEIMGEDFISLDKFIKVISIGFDEYELATVPPSLDQVLVSSVDRMKNPNTKHLYLMGTTDGIFPLISKDDGILNDKDRENLGDSGIEVDIDSKTKTFEEQFLVYRALTSTSQSLTVTYPIADHEGKTLRPSVIISRLKKIFPNIKNESYLNDVEYKSNEEIANNITTKSPIFNELIKSIKDYEEEKKIEDIWLDVYRFYIKDDEYHVRAKNIVEGLNYTNQVKKVESDKIRELYNNKLFSVSRLEKYAQCPFAYFIQYGLKAKERKEFEFTPPDFGTFVHNILDKFSKQLSKDNLDWRDITDEYISEKVEIIVEELVSKIPGYILESSARYKYLAYRLKNMLISAIAIISYQIRKGSFDPTDYEVKFGINEKYPPIKIILDNGEEINLIGQIDRVDTLEEESQKYIRIVDYKSGNKDISLTDVYHGLQLQLLVYLDAILESSKHNGGDINPAAILYFKIDDPIIKTNENKEDESIKEEILKKLKMKGLVLKDSNVIKKMDNTLPDGEKGTSLVVPASINKDGTISKTTSGVNQEEFDILRKYVKQTIKELSEDMLDGDISISPYKTKESSSCDFCSFSSICQFDSTFKDNSYRIINKKSQDEIINKMKGDVE; encoded by the coding sequence ATGAGTCTTAGGTTTATCTTTGGAAGAGGTGGTAGTGGAAAGACAACGTATTGTCTAGAAGAAATTTCTAAAGAAGTACAAAGTGAAGAAACATCACCTATAATATTGTTGGTGCCAGAACAATATACATTTGAAAGTGAAAAAAGATTAAGTAAGTATATAGAAAAAGATCCTTACCTTAGATCAAGAGTATTAAGTTTTAAAACTCTAAGTAATATAGTATTTTCACAAGTAGGAGGACTTACAGATATAAATATAAACTCTAGTGGAAGATCTATGATGATATATAAAGCGCTAGAAGGAGTCAGTGAAGATTTAAAAATATTTTCAAAAGCTTCAACTCAACCAGGCTTTATAGGTACTATTGCAGATATGATATCTGAGTTTAAACAATATAGTATAACACCTGATGCTTTGGAGAATGTAGCTGGAGAATTACAAAGTGAAACTTTAAAACTAAAATTGCAAGATATAAGTAAAATTTATGATAGTTATGAAAAGATTCTCCATGAAAACTATGTAGATACACAGGATTTATTGGCATCATTAGCCGATAAAATTGAACTATGTAGTTATTTTAATAATGCAAAGATATATATAGATGAGTTCACAGGATTTACGCCTAATCAATATAAAGTTATAAGAAGTTTATTAACAAAAGCAAGTGAAGTCAATATCACGTTAACTTTAGATAATAATTTAGTAAAAACTTATAATAAAAGAGATGTATTTTCTCGTACTAAATTTACTGAAGAGAAGTTAAAAAAATTATGTTTAGAAGCAGGTGTAAAAATTAAGCCAGAAATAAGCCTAAATTCAAAACAAATAAAAAGATTTAATGGGAATTTAGAATTAGAGCACCTTGAAAGTAATTATTATTCCTACCCTTATAAAACATATGAAAAAGAAACTAAAAGTATATGCATAAAAGAGTTTAGTAATTTATATTCAGAAGTAGAACAAATAGCTAAGGAAATAGTATTTTTAGTCAGAGAAGAAGGTTTTAGATATAAAGATATAACTGTGGCTACAAGAGATTTAAATAGATATGGATTTTTAGTTCAATCTATATTTAATGAATACGAAATTCCTAATTTTATTGATTCTAAAAAAGAGGCTAAAACAAATCCAATTATAGTACTTATAATATCTGCACTAGAAATGCAAAGTAGAAAATATAATTATGAAACTATGTTTAGATACTTAAAGAGTGGCTTAATAGGATTGAGCATAGAAGATATAAGCTTAATAGAAAATTATGTCTTAGCAAATGGGATAAAAGGTAAGAAATGGTTTGAAGAAAAATGGAACTATAGGTTAAATCATAAACTTAATGACGAAGAAAGTGAAGTTGAATTAGAGATAATTGAAAAAGTTAATGAAATAAAAGATGTGATAATAAATCCTATAGTAAAACTACAAAAAAAATTAAAGGGAAGAAATAAAGCAAAAGATATATGTAGATACATATATGAATTTTTAATTGATATAAATATACCTGAAACTATAAAAAATATGATAGATGATTTTAAGTCTAAAAATGAAATAAATTTAGCTAATCAGTATTCTCAAGTTTGGGAAATTGTAGTTGATATATTAGATCAAATAGTTGAGATTATGGGAGAAGATTTTATAAGTTTAGATAAGTTTATAAAAGTTATAAGTATAGGATTTGATGAATATGAGTTAGCAACAGTTCCACCTAGTTTAGATCAAGTTTTAGTCAGTAGTGTAGATAGAATGAAAAATCCAAATACAAAGCATTTATACTTAATGGGTACTACAGATGGTATATTCCCATTAATATCTAAGGACGATGGAATATTAAATGATAAAGATAGAGAAAATTTGGGTGATAGTGGAATTGAAGTTGATATAGATAGTAAAACTAAAACTTTTGAAGAACAATTTTTAGTTTATAGAGCATTAACATCAACATCTCAATCATTGACAGTAACTTACCCTATAGCTGATCATGAAGGAAAAACTTTAAGACCATCAGTTATAATATCTAGACTTAAGAAAATATTCCCTAATATAAAAAATGAAAGTTATTTAAATGATGTAGAGTATAAATCAAATGAAGAAATAGCAAATAATATAACTACCAAATCTCCTATTTTTAATGAACTAATAAAATCAATAAAAGATTATGAAGAAGAAAAAAAGATAGAAGATATATGGTTAGATGTATATAGATTTTATATAAAAGATGATGAATATCACGTTAGAGCTAAGAACATAGTTGAAGGATTAAATTACACAAATCAAGTTAAAAAAGTTGAGAGTGATAAAATAAGAGAATTATATAACAATAAATTATTTAGTGTTTCAAGGTTAGAAAAATACGCACAATGTCCATTTGCATATTTTATACAGTATGGATTGAAAGCAAAAGAAAGAAAAGAATTTGAGTTTACACCACCGGATTTTGGTACATTTGTTCACAACATACTAGATAAATTTTCAAAGCAATTATCAAAGGATAATTTAGATTGGAGAGATATAACTGATGAATATATATCTGAAAAGGTAGAAATTATAGTTGAAGAATTAGTATCTAAAATACCGGGATATATATTAGAAAGTTCAGCAAGATATAAATATTTAGCATATAGGTTAAAAAATATGCTTATATCCGCAATAGCTATAATTAGTTATCAGATAAGAAAAGGATCATTTGATCCAACGGATTATGAAGTTAAATTTGGAATAAATGAAAAATATCCTCCTATTAAAATTATATTGGATAACGGAGAAGAAATAAATTTAATTGGACAAATAGATAGAGTAGACACATTAGAAGAAGAAAGTCAAAAGTATATAAGAATAGTAGATTATAAGTCAGGGAATAAAGATATAAGTCTTACTGATGTATATCATGGACTTCAATTGCAACTATTAGTATATTTAGATGCTATATTAGAGAGTTCAAAGCACAATGGTGGAGATATAAACCCAGCGGCTATTTTATATTTCAAGATAGATGATCCAATAATAAAAACTAATGAAAATAAGGAAGATGAAAGTATCAAAGAGGAAATACTTAAGAAGTTAAAGATGAAAGGACTTGTACTAAAGGATAGTAATGTTATTAAAAAGATGGATAATACACTTCCAGATGGTGAAAAAGGAACATCATTAGTTGTGCCAGCATCTATAAATAAAGATGGAACAATATCAAAAACTACATCAGGGGTAAACCAAGAAGAGTTTGATATCCTTAGAAAATATGTTAAACAGACAATAAAAGAATTAAGTGAAGATATGTTAGATGGAGATATATCAATTTCTCCGTATAAGACAAAAGAATCAAGCTCTTGTGATTTTTGTAGTTTTTCATCTATTTGTCAATTTGATAGTACATTTAAAGATAATAGTTATAGGATTATAAATAAAAAGAGTCAGGATGAGATAATAAATAAAATGAAAGGAGATGTTGAATAA
- the addA gene encoding helicase-exonuclease AddAB subunit AddA yields the protein MSSPKWTEEQKAVIDSRNCNLLVAAAAGSGKTAVLVERIIQLITDTKNLVDIDKLLVVTFTNAAASEMRERIGDAIAKALDKSPENSHLQNQLVLLNRASITTIHSFCLDVIKSNFHKINIDPNFRIGDQTECSLLKQECIEEVFEEYYEEKNIEFLNLVESYAEKRGDKELQEIILSIYNFSMASPDPKKWLYDSVELFNIDEDFSFSNSIWATSILDNLKIEVEGIESSMKKAIEYVDGIEELESYKEKLNIEYLKIVDIVEACKEGWDSAFYHMSNMQFENFSKGVKRLSKDTPEYVKQARENAKNIRDKNKKSLESIIGATFYKSNSSIYEEIKFLYPVVKAISDLVISFENKYQEKKREKGIIDFNDIEHFALEILTDKDEYGNILPSDVAKTYVEKFSEIFIDEYQDSNLVQEVLLSTIAKVEVPNRFMVGDVKQSIYRFRQAKPEIFLEKYANYDTEEGSKNRKIMLYKNFRSRKEVVDCANYIFENIMSKSIGEIEYNQNERLNLGAVFKECEEENSIVGGPTEIHLIEKNNKKNENSDEEEQEQEEIDNIQLEARMLGKIIKDIMSPKENGEIMKVYDKKIDNYRNVEFKDIVILLRATSSWAPVFVEELMNMDIPTYADTGIGYFDTIEIKTVLALLQIIDNPMQDIPIIAVLKSPMFSFTPEELIDIRIDNRDVSFYEALCGLKEKDSELSEKIEYFLDKLNDFKTKSLYMSTDEFLWYVYIETGYYAYVGALPAGSQRQANLKVLFERAKQFEETSFKGLFNFINFVKRLKKSNSDMGSAKTLGENANVVRIMSIHKSKGLEFPVVICAGMGKNFNNQDFRKDILYHHKLGYGPQIVDYKRRISYPSIAKEALKTTINMENLSEEMRVLYVAFTRPKEKLIITGSVRDIESSIKKWAQDIENKGPVSQYQILKGKNFLDWIMPAILKHRDLENLRELVDLDYDYLDDHDSKWETRLWDKNDISTNKIDEDDEETIASILTNMDLNKDNSDYYDIIKNKLDYKYPFMESVNRAGTISVTEMKRLENENEESYTTKDLIDRPTEIKTPLFIQEENSKEKLTGAQKGTIMHLFMQVVDLNNVNNLEEIKNEIERLVKNKIFTSVQAEVINPYKVLKFFKSNLGKRMLSSYFLKREQAFYLQMKLKDLFEDISEFEKEQNEDTLMLRGIIDAYFEEEDELVIIDYKTDFVNEENKLELISKYEKQLEIYSKALNELTGKKVKEAYIYLFGIEEAVLYKFN from the coding sequence ATGAGTTCTCCTAAATGGACAGAGGAACAAAAAGCTGTTATAGATAGTAGAAACTGTAACCTGCTTGTTGCAGCAGCAGCAGGATCAGGGAAAACAGCTGTACTAGTTGAGCGTATTATTCAATTAATAACAGATACAAAAAACTTAGTTGATATAGATAAATTATTAGTTGTTACATTTACTAATGCAGCAGCATCTGAGATGAGAGAGCGTATAGGAGATGCTATTGCAAAAGCTTTAGATAAAAGCCCTGAAAATAGTCATTTACAAAATCAATTAGTACTTTTAAATAGAGCAAGCATAACAACTATTCATTCATTTTGCTTAGATGTAATAAAGTCTAACTTTCATAAAATAAATATTGATCCTAATTTTAGAATAGGAGATCAAACAGAATGTTCTTTACTTAAGCAAGAATGTATAGAAGAAGTATTTGAAGAGTATTATGAAGAAAAAAATATTGAGTTTCTAAATTTAGTTGAAAGCTATGCAGAAAAAAGAGGAGATAAAGAACTACAAGAAATTATATTATCTATATATAATTTTTCTATGGCATCACCAGATCCTAAAAAGTGGTTATATGATTCAGTAGAACTTTTCAATATAGATGAAGATTTTAGTTTTTCAAATTCAATATGGGCAACGTCTATACTTGATAATTTAAAGATAGAAGTTGAAGGTATTGAATCTAGTATGAAAAAAGCTATAGAATACGTTGATGGAATAGAAGAATTAGAAAGTTATAAAGAAAAATTAAATATAGAATACTTAAAAATAGTAGACATCGTAGAGGCATGCAAAGAAGGCTGGGATAGCGCGTTTTATCATATGAGTAATATGCAATTTGAAAACTTTTCAAAAGGAGTTAAAAGACTTTCTAAAGATACTCCAGAATATGTAAAACAAGCAAGAGAAAACGCCAAAAATATAAGAGATAAAAATAAAAAATCCTTAGAAAGTATAATAGGAGCAACCTTTTATAAAAGCAATAGTTCAATTTATGAAGAGATTAAATTTTTATACCCTGTAGTAAAAGCTATATCTGATTTAGTTATAAGTTTTGAAAATAAATATCAAGAAAAGAAAAGGGAAAAAGGAATAATAGATTTTAATGATATAGAACATTTTGCATTAGAGATATTAACTGATAAGGATGAGTATGGAAATATATTACCATCAGATGTTGCCAAAACTTATGTAGAAAAATTCTCTGAAATATTCATAGATGAATATCAGGATAGTAACTTAGTACAAGAAGTTTTATTAAGCACCATAGCAAAGGTAGAAGTCCCAAATAGATTTATGGTCGGGGATGTTAAGCAAAGTATATATAGATTTAGACAAGCAAAACCAGAAATATTTTTAGAAAAATATGCTAATTATGACACTGAAGAAGGTAGCAAAAATAGAAAAATAATGCTATATAAAAACTTTAGAAGTAGAAAAGAAGTTGTAGACTGTGCAAACTATATATTTGAAAATATAATGAGTAAAAGCATTGGAGAAATAGAGTACAATCAAAATGAAAGATTAAACTTAGGAGCAGTATTTAAGGAGTGTGAAGAAGAAAACTCTATAGTTGGAGGACCTACGGAAATTCACTTAATAGAAAAAAATAACAAGAAAAATGAAAATTCAGATGAAGAAGAACAAGAACAAGAAGAAATTGATAATATACAGTTAGAAGCTAGGATGTTAGGTAAAATAATCAAAGATATTATGAGCCCTAAGGAAAATGGGGAAATAATGAAAGTATATGATAAAAAAATAGATAATTATAGAAATGTAGAATTTAAGGATATTGTTATTTTATTAAGAGCAACATCTAGCTGGGCTCCAGTTTTTGTAGAGGAGCTTATGAATATGGATATTCCAACTTATGCAGATACAGGTATCGGATACTTTGATACGATAGAAATTAAAACTGTACTTGCATTACTACAAATAATTGATAATCCTATGCAAGATATACCTATTATAGCCGTACTTAAATCACCTATGTTTAGTTTTACACCAGAAGAATTAATTGATATACGTATTGACAATAGAGATGTTAGTTTTTATGAAGCATTATGTGGATTAAAAGAAAAAGATAGTGAACTTAGCGAAAAAATAGAATATTTCTTGGATAAATTGAATGACTTTAAAACTAAATCACTATATATGAGTACAGATGAATTTTTATGGTATGTGTATATAGAAACTGGATATTATGCATATGTGGGAGCTCTTCCAGCAGGTAGTCAAAGACAAGCAAATTTAAAAGTTTTATTTGAAAGAGCAAAACAATTTGAAGAAACAAGTTTTAAGGGACTATTTAACTTTATAAATTTTGTTAAAAGATTAAAAAAATCAAACTCTGATATGGGAAGTGCGAAAACATTAGGAGAAAATGCAAATGTAGTAAGGATAATGAGTATCCATAAAAGTAAAGGGCTAGAGTTTCCAGTTGTAATATGTGCTGGTATGGGCAAAAATTTCAATAATCAAGATTTTAGAAAAGATATTTTATATCATCATAAATTAGGTTATGGGCCTCAGATTGTAGACTACAAAAGAAGAATATCTTACCCAAGTATTGCAAAGGAAGCTTTAAAGACCACTATAAATATGGAAAACTTATCTGAAGAGATGAGGGTTTTATATGTTGCATTTACAAGGCCAAAGGAAAAATTGATTATAACAGGTTCAGTAAGAGATATAGAATCTAGTATAAAAAAATGGGCGCAAGATATAGAAAATAAAGGACCGGTTTCTCAATACCAAATACTTAAAGGTAAAAATTTTCTAGATTGGATAATGCCTGCTATTTTAAAACATAGGGATTTAGAAAATTTAAGAGAATTAGTAGATTTAGATTATGATTACTTAGATGATCATGATTCCAAATGGGAAACTAGGTTATGGGATAAAAATGATATTTCAACAAATAAAATAGATGAAGACGATGAAGAAACAATAGCATCAATACTTACAAACATGGATCTAAATAAAGATAATAGTGATTATTATGATATCATAAAAAATAAATTAGATTACAAGTATCCATTTATGGAATCTGTAAATAGAGCAGGGACTATATCTGTTACAGAGATGAAGCGTTTAGAAAATGAAAATGAAGAAAGTTACACAACAAAAGATTTAATAGATAGACCAACAGAAATAAAAACACCTTTATTTATACAAGAAGAAAATAGTAAAGAGAAGTTAACTGGAGCACAAAAAGGTACAATAATGCATTTATTTATGCAGGTTGTTGATTTAAATAATGTAAATAATCTAGAAGAAATAAAAAATGAGATAGAGAGATTAGTCAAAAATAAAATTTTTACTAGTGTTCAAGCTGAAGTTATAAATCCATATAAAGTGCTGAAGTTTTTCAAATCAAACTTAGGAAAAAGAATGTTAAGTTCATATTTTCTAAAAAGAGAACAAGCTTTTTACTTACAGATGAAATTAAAAGATTTATTTGAAGATATAAGTGAATTTGAGAAAGAGCAAAATGAAGATACATTAATGCTTAGAGGTATAATTGACGCATACTTTGAAGAGGAAGATGAATTAGTTATAATTGACTATAAAACTGACTTTGTAAATGAAGAAAATAAGTTAGAACTTATATCAAAATATGAAAAGCAATTAGAAATATATAGTAAAGCCTTAAATGAATTAACAGGTAAAAAAGTAAAAGAGGCTTATATATATTTATTCGGTATAGAGGAAGCTGTTTTATATAAGTTCAATTAA
- a CDS encoding nitrite/sulfite reductase domain-containing protein yields MKDLLDKGAVIQRDMETYAIAPHVPAGLISSDQLRKLADVADKYNAKAIKITAAQRIALVGLEEKDIDSAWQDLGMKPGAAIGLCVRSIKTCPGTTFCKRAFRDSVSIGLKLDDRYHGMNLPNKLKIGVSGCPNSCSDNHTRDIGLMGTPKGWSVFVGGKGGTLPRLGDKLIMGVSDEKVLNLVDEIVKVYASNATGKERLGAYIDRVGFDNFISNFDLDCYKN; encoded by the coding sequence ATGAAGGATTTATTAGATAAAGGTGCAGTTATTCAAAGAGATATGGAAACTTATGCAATTGCCCCTCACGTTCCGGCTGGATTAATATCATCAGATCAACTTAGAAAGTTAGCTGATGTTGCAGATAAATATAATGCTAAAGCTATAAAAATTACAGCTGCTCAACGTATAGCATTAGTAGGACTTGAAGAGAAAGATATAGATTCTGCGTGGCAAGATTTAGGTATGAAGCCTGGAGCAGCCATTGGTTTATGCGTTAGAAGTATAAAGACCTGCCCTGGTACAACTTTTTGCAAAAGAGCATTTAGAGATTCAGTTAGTATAGGCCTTAAATTAGATGATAGGTATCATGGAATGAATCTTCCAAATAAACTTAAAATAGGTGTTAGTGGATGTCCTAATAGTTGTTCAGATAATCATACAAGAGATATAGGTCTTATGGGAACACCTAAAGGTTGGAGCGTATTTGTTGGAGGAAAAGGTGGAACTCTACCTCGTCTAGGAGATAAATTAATAATGGGTGTATCTGATGAAAAAGTTCTTAATTTAGTAGATGAAATAGTAAAGGTTTATGCTTCTAATGCAACTGGAAAAGAAAGATTAGGGGCCTATATAGATAGGGTTGGTTTTGATAACTTTATATCTAATTTTGATTTAGATTGTTATAAAAACTAG